CCAAAAATAGAATGTATTCATGTTACGCATGTGAAGCATtaaatttaaacgtgtcacatcaaacGGGGTAGGTTCCTAGAGAGTGCCATGCCAGAACTCTTATTTCCTAGGGCtaatgaatgcaatggagacacAAACCAAGAAAGGTTAGTTCAATCACATAAATACaaataacacattgtagcaaaacaatacaaagagataaagcGATAAagaaaagaggggttggatTCCTTCCCTCGTGAatcgtgtccctaatagggtaaggcagactctaccttaggtaaactatcatggatgcatgaggtattggctcactaatgcagctagactcgataggttttaggtccccgaaccttcagacttggaaaccaagggtcatcaatcccaaggttctttgtcggtggctcaagcgattccccagacattgctacgcataCGTCATGTTACggctacatgtctgagtgaatctataaaaaatcctcaaccttcgactaaaagctaaaggctatcaacccaaagcttaaagtggaagattgagtgacccctcggatcgtgctacgcacacgtcatGTCGCAATCACACGTCCAAATGGGTCGCctaaatcctaatagggtggagtggcgtgacaagccactaaaagaaaaataaaggagggataaataattaaagcgtatgcacgtatgctagtactcgtttggaggggagggatcgagaaccaacgcgaggctctagggtaatgtcCCCCCCACCCAATGCAATGCAAAGTGCGGAataaaacaagtacaacatacatccaaacaaccaatcatacatacacgagtgagggaatagtttgatacgcgcgcaaGGCAAAAAGttctaaaatggaaaatgcaaccctaatatccaaatgctacgcataaaaagggtagaaaaaggaaaagaatagccaAATCAAAtacttggacccacttaggaagtccccagtggagtcgccaactgtcacgccccactttttgaaatggTGTGAAAATAGTGTgtggaatatgtatgtgaacgtgtgtgaaaatgaaaacaaaaggtcgggggattgtgaaatgcgacggtttggccaaataaagttcaaaaagggtttttgaatggaaaatggagtcgccacttggtatagaggtagggtgtaccaagtcacccaaaaagtgatttttggaaagaaaagtaaacaaaccctttttaaagaatttttaggtctacgtaaccaaaaaaagggatcgggggtcacatttgataagggagaaggcaaaggcaaagcctaaggcactcccttaccctagcaaaagctagttgcgtgacttagcccttcttttcctaatttcttctacccaaagtatgttttgcatgttggacatgactaatggatgctaaaaagatgcaattctaaatctaaaatgtctcttatgaagcattttggtcccaaccacatgagttgaggtggccaataaggaaagtcctcatagaggtcacgggcaatgcaaatgaagactcaagtatgcgtgtaagtgtgcaaatgtaagaaaagtgcaagtgtgtaaatgtgagaaaagtgcatgtgtgccaattgagaaaagtGCATATGTGCCAATTGAGAAGATAAATGTGTTTGTGTGCTAGTGAATGAAAATataatagtagatacatataagtgcaattgggtgcaatttgtgaggtagaaaataaatgataaaagaagaaaaatgtacaAACATGGCACGTGGATTGAGGAAAATATGAGTTGTGAAAAAAGGTGGATAaaagagtgaggaagtgatatgataagaatgagagtgcatgaacctagaggaatgcatcaagtcgggtacgggaatgactcctaatttcacgactttaattttccttttgattagaaggaagaactagcgtgctaaggctattttgtagccacactcgctcgtttcccttatcgaaaggggaccctcaagcaaatgtaccctataactagcatgaaaatgtaaAAACCTAAAATAaaggggaaagggttggaggggcataccaaatgctagaaactaagaaaaatgcatgaaatgtagtgaaacatgcaagtatgaactagcgagggaaatctctaagggtctagcgttggactagcccatatctatgaactcctactagcgttgaactagtggaaaacggggcaatgagccacaactagcattggactagtgtggtgacgtgcattcatccatcatattcatctatgactatagaaagcaagtagacatgccaatcacctataaacacgtagcacataacacttagcatgctcgactaaatgcaagagcctaataaagcaaattaacacgtagcaacaaaagcaagcgaTCAATCTAATGAGCCTATTGCattttgctaactaaaacaaaaggggaaggggaaaatggacaaaacgctctccaagccctatctattacaagccaagaggtgtacacataccccataaataaataaaagaatgacttaataaaagcaaaagtaaatgaaataaatgaaaggaattaaggaaaagcaaggaaagcaaagtaggcatgcaattctcacttagcacgttggatcacataggagagacaaaaagggataaaagaagttgtACCTCCCCCATTTGCAATGCTAATAAGgtgaacaagacttaacttgggctataATCGCCAAAGAAAGAgctaatttgggctaaaacTATCAAAACAAGGGGTTaatgcatcactttaattaacaaaatttcaaggaaaagaataaatatgaaattgaataattaaacaaagcaTTCAAAGAAGTTAAACACCCCCTATTCTCCCAATTAAACAAACAAAGGTCCATATAAAGAATTAAGGAATATTCAAGGGATCAATTTATTATTActataaagtaaaataaaattaaggacCTAAGGTGAGACCtccaatcaaatgataaaattcacaagaaatgaataaaaatcCCATTTTACAATTAAACGACAAAAATTCAAACATTCCATTAAAAATTCAAATCAAAGCTATACGTCTATGAAAAGTTATTAAAACCTACAAATCCATTCTAAACTTATGAATAATCTATCCCAATCATCATATTAAAACATACTAAGAAAGTTAAACTTGAAATGGACGAAATTGATTAATTTATGTGATTAGTTGGGCCACAGGggaacaaagggagacttggggggtcaaagtgctaaattcagaagttattttcatgcaaaacatgCAGCTACGTATGGCTTAAACTTCTGCaactgaaaaaaaatgaaacatgcTTCCTTTTGTATCcaagcttgctgcaattttcatttttttgcagGTACATATCAACTTCATCACCAATTTTGATCAAAAAacctttcaaccaaacatccgAAAACTAATCTAAACGTCATAACAcacaatttcaacattcaaacaaaccaaaacatagaagaaaaatcatgTCAATGCTGGAAAATTCTGTGCAAAAGGTTTGGCAAGCCTGGTTTGTTCTTTTCCAGCAAGCATTTGAACATGTTTCAAACATTTCAGCCCCTAAACATACACACCCAACACCCCCTTATCCAATTCCTTTCAACCAGTATTCCAACaccccaaacatgcaaacccAACTAGCAAAAACAGATGGCCGAAACTTATATGAGCAGTTGCAGGAAAGCAAACAGTAAAAGAATGCGGAAGCTTTTTGTGCTGCTGCGAAATTTGCAGCTTCAACTCGCGTGACACTCAAACCAAAACATCTATAGTTtggaccaaaacaaaaaaaaaacagatcaACTAGCTTCTCAACCAAACAACAAAGCTATGATCTCAAACATCAAAACAACAGAAACTCGACATTCAAGCAAAGAAATCTCAGGCAACAATTCTGTTCTTCTGTAACTCCTGGGTTTGCTTTATCAAATTCACAGGCTACACAAAACAATCTCCAAACTAACAAAAAACATGCAACCTGTACAACCAAAAACTAAAGTAGCATGGACAACAACAAACGACGGCTAACCCGTGAAGCTCCGCTGTCTTTCTGAGTTCAAACTCAGCAAACGTCACACAGGTTAAGCAAAACAGAGCAATTAGCCGTGAATCATGAACCCAATCCAAACTTTCTACTAATGTGTCAAGATAGAAAAAGAATCCCATGTTTTTGCCTGAGAATTAAACTGAAACAGGACCCATCCCTATATCTAATCATGCCCAAGGAAAGACAGAATAAAGCTTGTAAAGCTGAAAACTTTCTACGTTTTCACTCAGCTAAACATATTTATGCAATAGCTCCCACAAAAACTACTGATCCATTacccaaaacccagaaaaccCAGATGTTATCGCTACCCAATGTTATTAAGATTATCTCAGTGCAACCACTTAATACCCACAGCTACAACATACAATAGAAGATAAGAAACGCTACAGAGACATAAAGAAAGAAACTTGCAACGAATTCATACCATAACATGTCAATCGAACAACCAACAAGCACAGTACATCATAAGAACAAACTCTAGGAAAGGCAACTAAACGAATTCTGGGGAGAGTAAGCAACCCCAACGTACCTAAACGCCGATGAACAACAAAAGAGACAGCTTCGGGAGTGGTTTGTTCAGCGAAGTTAGACGGCAACAAATGGTGACCGCAAGGAAGACAACTCTGGTTCCTCTCTTagatttttctgtttctttttgctGGTTTTCTTTCTCCTTGTTTTCCCACCGCCAACACTCTCTAAGCCCTCAGTTTTTCAGCCGTCACTCCCTATGGTTTCTCTCAGTTGTTACCCCCAAAACACCTCTCAGCCGTTgtttcttttctcctctctctctctcagactTTAGCCCAGAtttctctccccttttttttttctttcttcccgtTTGCCTCTTTTCTTCTGCCCCCCGCCAatcttctttctctctcttgttttctagcTCCCCCCAGATCTCTCCCTGCGGCTACTGTCAAATGCAACCCCCCTTCACACCAAACCCTTCATCCCACGGCTCTCCTTTGCTGCCTCTCCTCTTTTCCATTTTAGCCTTACACCTTGCATGGAAGCTTCCCCCATTTAGCCAGGTGTCTGGCCACCTGGAACCACCAACCTTCTCCTCTAAAATTGCAGCCAAAGGGCTGCCCGagcccttccttgcaagctgcgtatttatgcagcttgcatgtcgcggccctttttttttttttaagtaatttaacaaaatggtaataaaattaagtaaaaaaaaacaacaacaatttAAGTAATATCGggcaaaataaacaaactagaaaCACCAAAGTTCgcgatttttatttttcttttcttttcttcatttttcattttcatcgtttttttcttttttctcttttttttcaaatgaaccAACCAACAAATTGAGTAAACACGactaaaataaacaaatactaaaaacaaaaacaaaattgctaatcttaataataaaaatcttttgattgatgattttcttttcCGATTAATAACActaaaaagaaatgaaacttATCCCCCTATTTTATGAAACTTTCtcttttttgacaaattttagacTAAAGTcttgcaataataataataataaaataataaaataaaaaacaaaacagTTAAAAGGACCAAACTAATGCAAAaagtaaaaactaaaataaaaacaaatgctaaaagtttaaaaactaaaatcgtgacattaaaaatttggtgtctacactccCTCGTATCCTATATCCACTAACTCATTCTCAGAGATGAATCCGTTAAACTCCCTAAAACTCCCCTccgctctctctctccctccccaTTTCTCCCCATTGGATCAAATATCATTAAAGTCACCCACTAGTATCCACTTATCTCCACATTCCCTCTTTTTTTCCGCTATTTCCTTCCATTGTTGCTTTCTTATACTTTTCTCCGTACTTGCATAGATTCTTACCATCCACCAGTGGTCGTTAGTGTTCTCATCCACCACCCTGCTGCAATAAACCAATCCGTACCATATACATTCACCAAAGTAATCTCCTCATTCCAGAACAAAGCTAACCCCCTGCTTTACCTTTAGAATTAATCACATAGCTATTCTCCATTCTAACTCTTTTTTGTACCAATTTCAAGAATGGTTCTTGATTTTTTGTCTCGCACAAAAATACTATACTAGGAAAGTGGAGGTGAATTACCTCCTTGAGTtggggaattgtcaaggggcCTCCTGCACCTCGGCAATTCCACACCGCAACCTTCATTGATTAGGTGGAGGCATTGCGGGGCTAGCCTCCAATTCCCCTCCTTGTTGGATCATAGCTTGAAGCACTTTTGCAAGCTTGTGCTTTGGACCCTAGACATTGTCCTCGTCCATCATGTCCAGGTCTTGCCTGGTGTCCTGCTCTTTGCGTTTCCCTCCTAGCCTGCTTAGCAACCCATTATCCGTTAGCTCCCGTAAAGGTGCTCTTGTGGTACGCAAGCTCCTCCTCCATTGTTTCTCCCCACCTTGTGTCTTTCCTTTTCATGGAGGCTTACCCTTTTTATGCGCCATTCCTGTTTCTGTACCTAGCAAGCTCTTCTTTTCAGCTGCAGCTACCAATTCACTGCCAGTGTCTTCTTCTGTTTCCATGGCCTCTTCGAGTATGATTGCATTTCGAACTCTACCTTCCCCCAGGTCCACTGTGAGCTTACTGATTTCAATGTTTTCCTTCCCTTCACACCTGTTTCCCTCTCTGAGTAGTTCCTCATGTTTGACTCCTGTCTCCCTTAGTTTTTTCCCCTCAGTGTTTCTCCCAGAATTTCCCTCCATTTATCCTCCTTTTCTGCTTCTCTCTTGTCCTTATCCATGTCCTTTTTTTCCTCCCCTCTGGTACTTGTTCCAGCTACCACAACAGGCCCTTTATCCGTGGTTGCTCCAGTATTTGTTCCAGTCATTTTGTTTGCTGGAGGTACCACCACTGCCTTGTGATTTACTTCACTGCCATCCATTTTCGCAGTTCGCAAAGGGGAGACCATTATGTTCCCTCCTCTCAGCCATGCCCCATACTGTCCCTCCCTACTCGACTGCCCCTCTTTCCTTCCCCCAGTACATAATTTGTCCCCATGTCCCACTATCCCACAGTTGTAACAAAAATTCGGACATCGCTCATATTTGAATTCTACCCAAGTACTCACATCTTCCAGCGATACCGGAGTTCCTCTCGGCAGGGCCTGCATCAGGTCTATCTCTGCTAATATTTTTAAGTGCCTCCCCTCCTTCCCCCCTCCTGGTGGAACAATTACTTCCCTTGTGGCTCTAAAGACTCTCCCTAATTTGAATCCCACTGTTCTACACATCCAGTGGACAGGTAAATTCCAGATTTGTACCCAAAGCCAAGTAAACCTGAAGTGGTTGGGATTTCTTTCATACCCCACCTCCCACTCTTTGACCACTAGGATTTGATTATCCATGACCCATGGCCCTCCCATCAGAATTTTCTCACGATCTTGTTCCTTTTCTATCTGAAACTGAAAGATATTTGGGCCCAGTTCAGTAACTACCATATTTCTCAGATACCCCCAAGCatgattagtgaagtttttgatGCCAGTGAAGTTTGCCACCTTTTCTCCTATCAATTTCCCAACAAGACTCCTACTGCAATCTTGGATCCTCTCACTTATATCCTCGGAACTTAGAGCTATCCCTTCCCTCTTCGACTGTGATAGCTCAAATTTACTAAAGACTCGAGCTAGCTCCTCCTCCATTTTGTCGAACACCTGCTGCGTCTGGTTACCCGCACACTATTTCCCTTCTTAGTAGCACCAGTTGATTAAACCTGCAAAACAGAGGagaaaaacacacaaaaaataaaCGACTCAGAAAACTAACCCCCTATACCAATCTACAACACTCATCTGGCATGGCACCTTAGCTCCCACCCAGGAAAGGTATGGTTAAAATCCTTTAGTTTTCCTATGGATCATGGTTGCATTTCCACTTGGAAACAGAGTAGTTGGCTCGAAACTTAGCACTGCTAAACGTTTTTGGGTGGTTTCAGGTGTACAGGAGGTGAACAGTCACTATTGCTTGtttgaaaattcaaaaacttTCTACTTTGGGTTGCCGCTAACCGCATGAAGTGTGAAAGCTCCTAGAGGCAGGAGATGGGCTCTCAAAGTAGAGAGAGAGGCTCTCAAAGTAGAGAGAAGAAGGTAACTTCATTTGGGATCTGATATACCATTGCTGGCTACGAATCTGAAGGCATTGAGTAGCAGATCAGCTGACGTAAAGGAGGAAGTGGAAAGAGCCGAACTGTTCGGACGAAAGAAGAGGAAAACTGAGGTTAAACATTGGTTGGCGAAAGTAGAAAAATTAGAGAATGAATTCATTGCGTTGCAGAGAAGGGCACAACAGGAGAGGTATTGGAAACGTTTCTTGGTTGGAGTTCATGTGAGAAAGATGCAAGATCAGGTAGCAGCACTTACTGATCAAAGTCGGAATTTCAATGAGCAGAATGGGGAGGAGAACCACGGTTGAGACAACATTGATTGTAACATTGATTTATTAGCGAAAAGAGCACGAAGAAACCTTAAACTATATTACTGATCAATGTAGTTGCGGGCCAAGAACTTGCATTAGATGTTCCCAAATGTTAATTAGATGACAAATTTTACGACAATGTGAGCTTCTATTGCATaattaatatttcaaaattatacACAAAACTTTTCTTTAGTGTCACTTTTAATGCTCCAATTTGACCTTAAATACTTCCTACAAAAATCACCAGGATAGAATGTCAATCTCAATCAACTAATTGAGAATAGCTAACGAGATGGCCACTAGTTgccaaaatttgccaaaattactTACTATGTTTTTCTGCATCATGTGCTCCAAGTTTAAATTACAAAACTTTAGTTTCTCTGTCTTCGTAAATTAATCTAAGTTAGAAGAATTGTTGCATTGAACTGTAAATTAAACTGCACACACTTCTTTTGTTGTATGTggaattacactgacctccttAAATTCCACACCATATTATAAATGCGTTCCTTAATAGGACTATGCATCACATCAGGAATATTGTATTCTCGTTATGCAACATCGATAGGCACAAATTGATATcattaattttcatttatttggaaaaaaatatgtCAGAACTTGAACAAAATTGTCAATAGAGTCCACTGGAATTCATACAAGAAGGTGAAGCAGTTCGAGAGGATTGAAGGGAGAGCCATggagaaagaaaattaattaaagTTAAAATTTTCCTATACAAAGACTTTTCATATGTGTATAaggaaattcaatcaaactaTAAAATTTCCTAAACTCAACTTTTCCAAAATCATAATATGCATCAttcaaatttgtgaaaaaaaaattgagaatttttctaatgGATACCCAATGAGCACTAGTTAACATATGTAAAATTTACCTAACCTATCATGTACATGCACATGCTAACCTATCAGCCAGTTGGAcaattttaatcatttaatagtCCATCATTTTGTAATGCTTAGTCATCTGCTTTTCATAATTTTTGTCATCAACGTCTGAGGCACTCTCTTTACTCGCAGGGAAGGCCTATTTGGTCGACATCACAAATTTTTGCAGTTCTTATTCTTGTGATCGTCGTGATTTTCAgcaatttcaattcaatagTATACCAAAATTTGCCTTAATTCTTGCCTTATTTAAGTCACAGATAAGTttatagaaaattttgaaagttgacttttgatttttggttttcttttctcttgatttAATACCTATAAATTTTCTTTACTGATCATATACTTCAGCAAGTCATGGTTGATGATGCCATATATAGAAAAGGCTAGGCTAGAAAGGACACAAAAGAAATGTATGTTTAACAAATTTCATTGACTTGTCCCCTTgaaattatacatgtctatcaTAATCTCCCTGTCATTTTTCTTGCACGTCTACATCTCTGGACGTTGGAACCTAAGCCAAAATCTCAATTTTTATCCGCTCTCACTAATTTGATTGCTTCCTCATTCATTCATCTCTCTACTTGCAATGTTAATCAATGCCAGTCCGCAAAGTTGAAGCAGAAAAAAGGGGAAAGTTTCaaggaatttcctgatttggaagCTCATCATTAGTCTGAGCAACTTCTTTGGTAAAAGCTTTTTGGTTTTCCAGCATTTCAAGGTAACCCGGCCTAGTTAtgagcctttttttttctccttttttgggGTTCATGGTCTATAGTTTTCTGTCCTTGAAGTGTTTTCCCATTTTAGCTGCATAATTCTCCAGACAAAAATTCAATTCACATGCGAAACAATGAAACAACGAAAATCAAAGAACTTCTTGCAGTAAAATGATTTAGTTGGATTTGGCACTGTGCAATTCCAGGATAACCAATTAGGAACGCCTACTGATTGAGTTATCAAACATTGGGAAATTaagataaataattaattttggagaaaatgaaaggaatgatAAACCAATGCTTGTGGCGACTAGCAAGAGAAACCAAAGGTGAACATTCAAATTGTAGTTTAAGCTTGATTGTAGTTTAGTTTGGTGGTAATCTTTCCCTTTCAATTGTTGAATATAATTCTGTCATGATCTCCACCCATTCGATGGTTTCAACTAAAGATGGCAATTGATTTCAAGTCCCAATGACCTATCTATTGTCCCAAGGAAGTTTGTGCCTTAAATGGGATTATCTCAAAAATATCCAACAATTGATGGGAATGTTTGAGTAATAATTGGCTACCCATTGGGACAaagcttcttttgtttttttgtcttttatgaCTTTTGTTCTCTAACTCTCAGCAGTTCAATCCTGATGTTCATATGGACTTGGACCCTTTTTTACATAACAATGCACATGCATGCCTTCTTCAGATTCCGATTATGTGCAAAGACAAAAGAGAGAGATTGGATTTGGGATGACGAAAATTCAAAGCATGATGTGTCAAAGCATTCGGTGAATTTATTCATTGGCCGGACTTTGTGGATTTAAAGTTTCTTGATCATTTTCGTGCTTCAAAATTCCaagtttttcttcaaaattttatgaACATGGTATGAACTAATCTACTTTTGCCAGTTGAAGAAATCTGGATGAGCTTACATTGCATaattattgaattttttttaaataaactttttcttttgcaaCTAAATCTCGTGTCATAAATTGTACTAAAGAAGGGCTATGTGCATACTAACCCttttttgtattaaaaaaaaggcTTCACTAAAAGTAAGCTGCTTAATTACAAAACGTTGGGTAGTCAgattttctcttcaattttaattttcagATCTGCTTCAAGTTGCTCTATGCATCTTTGTTTAAAACATTCTTGTATTCTCTATTCGGGAAAGCTCAAGTAGAAAAGAAGGTTTACTTGTGTAATAGTTTTtatcatcttttttttcttaattttatccTCCTAAAAATTTGACTACttgaacaaaaaacaaaagtcaaCAATAACTCGTCAAATTATTGAGTCAAGTAAGGTTCTAAAAGTGGCACAAGCTGTAGTTATATTTAATTTGATGAAAGATTCAAACTTGAAACTTGTTTTATGGAAAAGATGGAAAAGGCTAGCAACTTTTATGAggggaaaatcaaataataaaggTGTTTGTTTAAATAAGGACAAATATGGAGGCAGAAGCAATGGCGTTACTAGAGGGTATGCAAACCTCATCAAGTTTTCAACTCCTACAAGTCAAAATGGACTCCCAGGTGTTGCTGAATATGGTGAATGGCGGGGGTAGGGTGCCTTGGAGGTTATGGGGAACGGTCTCTCGTATCAAATCTCTAGCGCTGGGTCGTCAGATCGCCTTCACTCACGTCTACAGAGAAGCGAATTCAATTGCAGATGCCCTGACAACTCTGGCAAGTTCCACGCGTGTCCATCAAAGTTTCACTCACTCCACACTTCCGGACCACATACGGCGGTTAGCCTGCCTAGATAGGGTTCAGATGCCTTATGTGCGTTTGGCTTAGGTGCATTGGCGGCACGCCAGCCTCATTTTGCTGTACTTTTgactgtttttttttaataggaTTTGGAGTGGCGCCCACCCTCAATTCCGAGGttagccaaaaaaaataaaaaaaaggtattTGTTTAAAGTTCTGGATTTTAACATGGTAAGATTACGCCTTTGATGGGACATTCTTTCTAAAAATGCCTTTTTTTTATAGCTCACTTGGGACTTGGGGGGACAAaagaatataaaagaaaagatttgTCAAAAAAGATGATTTGTGATGATCACgaggacccaaaaaaaaaaatttttcctctACAAAG
The DNA window shown above is from Coffea arabica cultivar ET-39 chromosome 5e, Coffea Arabica ET-39 HiFi, whole genome shotgun sequence and carries:
- the LOC113743970 gene encoding uncharacterized protein: MEAEAMALLEGMQTSSSFQLLQVKMDSQVLLNMVNGGGRVPWRLWGTVSRIKSLALGRQIAFTHVYREANSIADALTTLASSTRVHQSFTHSTLPDHIRRLACLDRVQMPYVRLA